From Salarias fasciatus chromosome 12, fSalaFa1.1, whole genome shotgun sequence, the proteins below share one genomic window:
- the slc14a2 gene encoding urea transporter 2 — translation MFLLCSCRSWQSVQLVSFLELMPASLRKQDIHQNITCSTSATQSPSPLTVTFTELQPLMAQPEHGHSEDEGKKNQEQSKLKRARARFLKGVSYFSGDMEPFAKWMSRQFILLQLLDWVLRGAAQVMFVNNPLSGLIIFAGLILQNYWWALNGFVGTLFATISALILKQNRGAIAAGLYGYNGILVGLLMAVFSKAGDWYWWLLLPNVFMSMMCPIVSSALASINSRWDLPVFTLPFNILVCLHMVATGHFNHHFPQVLIQPRTELPNITWAEIDIAKLFMSVPVGVGQVYGCDNPWTGGIFIISLFISSPITCIHAVLGSAVGMVSGLALAAPFGDIYFGLWGYNCVLACIAIGGMFYALTWQVHLLAIVCAFFCAYLGSAIANIMSTFGLPACTWPFCLSALTFLLITTGTNRIFKLPLAKVTYPEKNLIYFWKMKKQEKKEKAEEERKQREEQQKAAEEETILNEKEQLRLMLERMEEGIEKGEAEEGANGKTSFEKHESERVEQGVDENMNNGQNSYAENVEFHNSADRVGMTEDER, via the exons ATGTTCCTCctgtgcagctgcagaagcTGGCAATCTGTACAACTTGTGTCTTTTCTGGAACTTATGCCTGCATCACTCCGCAAACAG GATATTCACCAGAATATCACTTGTTCCACGTCTGCCACACAGAGCCCCAGCCCCCTCACAGTCACCTTCACT GAGCTCCAGCCCCTCATGGCACAGCCTGAACATGGACACTCTGAGGACGAGGGGAAGAAGAACCAAGAACAGAGCAAGCTGAAGAGGGCCAGGGCCCGCTTCCTTAAGGGGGTGTCGTACTTCTCTGGAGACATGGAGCCATTTGCAAAGTGGATGTcaa GGCAGTTcatcctcctgcagcttctggacTGGGTCTTGCGAGGAGCGGCTCAGGTGATGTTCGTCAACAACCCCCTGAGCGGCCTCATCATCTTTGCGGGCCTCATCCTGCAGAATTACTGGTGGGCCCTCAACGGCTTTGTGGGCACGCTGTTCGCCACCATTTCTGCTCTTATTCTCAAACAGAACAG GGGAGCGATTGCTGCGGGGCTTTACGGCTACAACGGGATCCTGGTGGGTTTGCTGATGGCCGTGTTCTCAAAGGCGGGTGACTGGTACTGGTGGCTGCTGTTACCAAATGTCTTCATGTCCATGATGTG CCCTATTGTATCCAGTGCACTGGCGTCTATTAACAGCCGGTGGGATCTGCCGGTGTTCACGCTGCCTTTTAACATACTGGTGTGTCTCCACATGGTCGCCACCGGCCACTTCAACCACCACTTCCCCCAAGTCCTCATCCAGCCACGCACGGAGCTGCCCAACATCACCTGGGCTGAAATTGACATCGCCAAG CTGTTCATGTCAGTTCCTGTGGGGGTAGGCCAGGTTTACGGCTGTGACAACCCCTGGACAGGGGGAATCTTCATCATCTCACTCTTCATCTCGTCCCCAATCACCTGCATTCACGCTGTCCTGGGATCTGCTGTCGGGATGGTTTCAG GTTTGGCTCTGGCAGCTCCTTTTGGGGACATTTACTTTGGCCTCTGGGGATATAACTGTGTGCTCGCCTGCATCGCCATTGGAGGAATGTTTTATGCTCTCACCTGGCAGGTGCACCTGCTCGCCATCGTGTGTG CGTTTTTCTGCGCATACCTCGGCTCAGCCATCGCCAACATCATGTCGACG TTCGGTCTGCCCGCCTGCACATGGCCCTTCTGCCTATCGGCCCTCACTTTCCTCCTCATCACCACTGGAACCAACCGCATTTTCAAGCTGCCGCTGGCGAAGGTCACGTACCCGGAGAAAAACCTGATCTACTTCTGGAAGATGAAGAAGcaggagaaaaaggagaaggccgaggaagagaggaaacagagggaggagcagcagaaagccgccgAAGAAGAAACGATACTCAACGAGAAGGAGCAGCTGAGACTGATGCTTgaaaggatggaggaggggaTAGAGAAGGGTGAAGCAGAGGAGGGCGCGAACGGCAAGACAAGCTTTGAGAAACATGAATCTGAACGGGTCGAACAGGGGGTGGATGAAAATATGAACAACGGTCAGAATAGCTATGCAGAAAATGTTGAATTCCACAATTCAGCAGACAGAGTGGG